The genomic region CCAAACGCCTGCAACAGGAAGAAAGCCTGACCCTCACCGGTCTGGTCCGATTGGACGATCGTGCACCGGGCGGTGTGGAACTCAGTGTCCGTGACATTCAAGTGGTGGCAGACAACGCTGCCGAATACCCCCTCACCCCCAAAGAACACGGGATTGATTTCCTGCTGGAACACCGTCACCTCTGGCTGCGCCACAAACGCCCATGGGCCATCATCCGCGTGCGGGATGCCGTGCAAACCGCCATCAATGATTTCTTTCATCAGGAAGGATTCATCCGTTTTGATGCGCCTTTTTTCACCCCCAACGCAGCAGAAGGCACCACCAACCTCTTTGAAATCAACCTGTTTGATGAAGACAAAGCATACCTGAGCCAGTCCGGGCAGCTTTACGGAGAAGCCGGAGCTCTGGCCTTTGGCAAGGTGTACACCTTTGGTCCCACCTTCCGGGCAGAAAAAAGCAAAACCCGCCGTCACCTGCTGGAATTCTGGATGATCGAACCCGAGGTGGCCTACGCAGAACACAAAGACAACATGGCCCTGCAGGAACGCATGATCAGCTTCATTCTGACGCGGGTGCTGAACCAGTGCCAGGAAGAACTCAAGATTCTTGAGCGGGACCTCGACAAGCTCAAGCCGGCTTCTGAAGGCAATTTTCCTCGCATCACTTACACTGAAGCTCTGGAGATCCTCAAAACCTATGGTCGGGACATCCCGTGGGGAGAGGATTTTGGTGCACCAGACGAAACCTTGCTGGGCAACCACTTTGACCGTCCAGTGATCATCGAGAAGTACCCCACCAGCATCAAAGCTTTTTACATGCAACCTGACCCCGAGAACCCCGATGTGGTGCTCTGTGACGACATGATCGCCCCAGAGGGTTATGGCGAAATCATTGGTGGCTCAGAACGCATCCACGATTATGAACTGCTGAAAAGCCGCATCGAGGAACATGGCCTGCCTCTGGAGGCTTTCGAGTGGTACCTTGACCTGCGTCGCTTTGGCAGTGTGCCACACAGCGGTTTTGGTTTGGGGCTTGAAAGATTGGTCTCTTGGATCACTGGCATTGACCACCTCAGGGAAGCCATTCCTTTCCCACGCATGCTCACCCGCATGTACCCCTGAAGCCCTCCCGAAATGACTGAACACACCAGAGCCAAACCCTTGGGTTTGGCTCTGGTGTTATGGTTTTCCAACTTGATGTGGATGTTTTGAAGGCGCTTTCAAACCGATTGTGCAGATCGAGCAGGGACCTTTCCAATTTCCTGACGGGACAAATGCAATCCCAGACGAAAAATGGGGGTGGCCATCAGGGTGGTCACC from Deinococcus misasensis DSM 22328 harbors:
- the asnS gene encoding asparagine--tRNA ligase, translating into MTLIRDLKQHAEQTVTLNVWLTGIRSSGKIHFLQIRDGSGFMQATVFKGDVSEEVFQTAKRLQQEESLTLTGLVRLDDRAPGGVELSVRDIQVVADNAAEYPLTPKEHGIDFLLEHRHLWLRHKRPWAIIRVRDAVQTAINDFFHQEGFIRFDAPFFTPNAAEGTTNLFEINLFDEDKAYLSQSGQLYGEAGALAFGKVYTFGPTFRAEKSKTRRHLLEFWMIEPEVAYAEHKDNMALQERMISFILTRVLNQCQEELKILERDLDKLKPASEGNFPRITYTEALEILKTYGRDIPWGEDFGAPDETLLGNHFDRPVIIEKYPTSIKAFYMQPDPENPDVVLCDDMIAPEGYGEIIGGSERIHDYELLKSRIEEHGLPLEAFEWYLDLRRFGSVPHSGFGLGLERLVSWITGIDHLREAIPFPRMLTRMYP